A window of Drosophila subobscura isolate 14011-0131.10 chromosome E, UCBerk_Dsub_1.0, whole genome shotgun sequence contains these coding sequences:
- the LOC117891415 gene encoding AF4/FMR2 family member lilli isoform X8, with protein sequence MRPPIPEVPPKEIGTALTRVCLRHKAVETRLKTFTSAIMDCLVQPLQDKIEDWKRTVATIDKDHAKEYKRCRSELKKRSSDTLRLQKKARKGQTDGLQSLMDSHMQDVTLRRAELEEVEKRSLRAAMVEERLRYCSFVHMLQPVVHEECEVMSELGHLQEAMQSIALVTKEPSVLPQASEELIHDAKASINLYPESPGGGSGSQGGGCSNSLGSRKSSVCSISSMNSSGSSNSPGHHHYPRSLSQFVTPAIRLKPGESSDSGFCSSPALTTQASNATNQTANVSTWPPHSQDAVDTLPPTADRPHTISTAYEKGHQRPPLTVYTFQNPETIHESGSGSINNGSVASSNGQPASGQSTPATQKSPAASLSRPPLPVKPAHVRCSSLERPLSAQSNHRQGGGSGGGGGGVGLLQRQCPSPIPAHITKELSAAHHAQQQQQQQQQLQQQQSPPTYVNMSELANMAALKLTNHQQQQQQQQQQQKPAPLQQQSSIDSICSQHSNDSSGSHQLLQQQQQQQQTPLAAQHLASTRSHSISSTASSLHSHPSIDSTVACGSLVGQHTHSTSTNTNTTSPSSGCSTPQNHYSPLLTNSPTSTAAGTPSGSSISTGTGTGLGFVYQVSSPTPPTSEVQQVLKITEQQQQQAQQAAEDTDERSRASVLQKASMFEKQAAAVAAAAGSVSPPVPLTAAAPSTVVAPKRSEAEQQEMDKSFEDSIQALNNLIGELDSFQREIDEGKGKQNSSSSSNTNSNNNLTTTSSSSSSENNNMLPTCITSITSTSNIELCGISNQTNSSGCGTDISDTTSEELAGETEPTRRERELLGASDSELSRCYVSETSSLTGGLTAGGYENPTFAHFVASASRDDPYNGGSGSEGRSLYAPASVCVSADSISLAASDSICLSGQPRHAYVDTCSDSGSAVVVIYDHQIPNTPDIEFVKQNSEIVLLRTKDPQVQSQLQLHELRELQQLPSNLLAGSPDSPDSSGSGKTPASATATVAPAKQRLSSFRASSEQQLQLLGRGSPQRGKAKQQQSTQQQQQQQQQQPAQGTTVSDSDSQATVEPPVMRRQLPPKPNSLSLSLFNGAAAGAVGAAVQPPSVADKPLIPRKSDFKADLDAKIRKQKQKIQQQLLQQQQQQEQQQQPQQHSPQSPPNRNCNVTNSPAAGIVIASASEYQNHNHSMPSQKMPPTAATPSALTSLSARGSSSSSLLPSTASASTSISSSAPATLLPVTPPPPPPPAHPYVCSPANTNSIANANASLKPCITPRPASLSGGGGGAGGGGAGGSSTRIARRSSINQAKPPPPVRRSSSVTPSPNAAAVGTFRTSSPAAGGGGGGGGGIYAQPKLVNNMSSFRTSSPSPNGHGHGHAHPLPPTQPKANPNLIAQLNARINSKQQQHQQHQHQQQQHVNEGIYGNQQQPGGGESIYTRSGLSMSQQQPQQQQNYDGKSEHQQQQQQHRIYASYGTSSSNPSTAAALASNSIQAASILTSATSFNALPHFPLSSSTSSLLSKVSSFSNSTAAAAAASASAAVASHYQPPQAPLAAAASSKDFGNYSSSFNKNSAAAATSSNMRQAQQQQQQQQQYQQQQQQHYTCPPPLEDPPPPPIYSAGASATMPKKLARPHAAQSAAAAQLSAYAAGSATATLPKNMMQQQQRLQQQQQQLQQQQQYQQPLGMGNGNGHANQRPQLPLPQQQKLRAAQQQHLVEQQQQQRQPPIPSRHSSVQQKIFVSTNPFIQTTAVKFHSPSASPTCGSPVTGAGSGSGAAASIYATTARGSHHQQQQQQLQQQQQYQQQLQQQQHYYRDAAAGNSNGGAAYYNHNNAHGHGHANSNAHAHAHAHAHMSHAQAHHPNYATSTNIEKTGSIRAKTKAEFLENLNAKLAKQGMSGRAFAVRNLINSKALMYQNPQNLSRPSAQYRRPPTYPNSTTTTGTPTGTTCDDQC encoded by the exons ATGCGGCCACCAATTCCAGAG GTGCCTCCAAAGGAAATTGGCACCGCCCTGACGCGCGTTTGTCTGCGCCACAAGGCGGTGGAGACGCGCCTGAAGACCTTCACCAGCGCCATTATGGATTGTCTGGTGCAGCCGCTGCAGGATAAGATCGAGGACTGGAAGCGCACCGTGGCCACCATCGACAAGGATCATGCCAAAGAGTATAAGCGCTGCCGCAGCGAGCTGAAGAAGCGCTCCAGCGACACGCTGCGGCTGCAGAAGAAGGCGCGCAAGGGTCAAACCGATGGCCTGCAGTCGCTGATGGACTCCCACATGCAGGACGTAACGCTGCGCCGcgccgagctggaggaggtCGAGAAGCGTTCACTGCGCGCGGCCATGGTGGAGGAGCGACTGCGTTACTGCAGCTTTGTGCACATGCTGCAGCCGGTGGTGCACGAGGAGTGCGAAGTGATGTCCGAGTTGGGGCATTTGCAG GAGGCCATGCAGTCCATTGCTTTGGTCACCAAGGAGCCGAGTGTGCTGCCGCAAGCCTCCGAGGAGCTCATACACGATGCCAAGGCCAGCATTAATCTGTACCCAGAGTCCCCCGGCGGTGGTTCCGGCTCACAGGGCGGCGGCTGCTCCAACTCCTTGGGCTCCAGAAAGAGCTCCGTGTGCTCCATTAGCAGCATGAATAGCAGCGGCTCCAGCAACTCGCCGGGACATCATCACTATCCACGCTCCCTGTCGCAG TTTGTAACGCCCGCAATACGCTTGAAACCTGGTGAATCCAGTGATAGTGGCTTTTGCTCATCGCCAGCTCTAACAACACAg GCCTCCAATGCAACGAATCAAACGGCAAATGTCTCCACTTGGCCGCCACATTCCCAGGACGCGGTGGACACACTGCCACCCACGGCCGATCGACCGCACACCATTTCCACGGCCTACGAGAAGGGTCATCAGCGTCCACCGTTGACAGTCTACACGTTCCAGAACCCAGAGACCATACACGAgtccggcagcggcagcatcaacAATGGCTCGGTGGCCTCATCCAATGGACAGCCAGCATCGGGCCAGAGCACGCCGGCCACACAGAAGTCACCAGCGGCCTCGTTGAGTCGTCCGCCATTGCCAGTT AAGCCGGCACATGTG CGCTGCTCATCGCTGGAGCGTCCGTTGTCCGCGCAGAGCAATCATCGCCagggcggtggcagcggcggcggcggcggtggcgttgGACTGCTGCAGCGTCAGTGCCCCTCACCGATACCAGCTCATATCACGAAAG AGCTGTCCGCAGCACATcatgcacagcagcaacagcagcagcagcagcagctccaacagcagcagagtccGCCCACCTACGTTAACATGTCCGAACTGGCCAACATGGCGGCCTTGAAGCTCACtaaccaccagcaacagcagcagcagcagcagcagcaacagaagccagcgccactgcagcagcagagttcCATTGATTCGATCTGCTCGCAGCATTCCAACGACTCCTCGGGCTCACatcagctgctccagcagcagcagcagcaacagcaaacgcCTCTTGCTGCCCAGCACCTTGCCAGCACACGCTCCCATTCCATATCCTCGACGGCATCGTCGCTGCACTCGCATCCATCGATCGATTCGACGGTCGCTTGCGGCTCCCTTGTGGGCCAGCATACacacagcaccagcaccaataCGAACACCACCTCGCCGTCCAGTGGCTGCTCCACGCCACAGAACCATTACTCGCCACTGTTAACCAACTCACCCACATCCACTGCCGCAGGTAcgcccagcggcagcagcattagcaccggcaccggcaccggtcTGGGCTTTGTCTATCAAGTCAGCTCACCCACGCCGCCAACCAGCGAGGTGCAGCAGGTGCTGAAGAtcactgagcagcagcagcagcaggcacagcaggCGGCCGAGGACACAGACGAGCGTTCGCGTGCCTCTGTGCTGCAAAAGGCTTCCATGTTCGAGAAGCAAGCGGCAGCTGTGGCCGCAGCAGCGGGCAGTGTGTCGCCACCAGTGCCGCTTACGGCTGCAGCCCCATCGACAGTTGTGGCACCCAAACGATCCGAGGCCGAGCAACAGGAAATGG ACAAATCTTTCGAAGACTCAATCCAagcattaaataatttaattggcGAACTAGACTCGTTCCAACGTGAGATCGATGAGGGCAAGGGcaagcagaacagcagcagcagcagcaacaccaacagcaacaacaacctgACAACAacgagtagcagcagcagcagcgagaacaACAACATGCTGCCCACGTGCATCACCAGCATCACGAGCACCTCCAACATCGAGCTGTGCGGCATCAGCAATCAGACAAACTCCAGCGGCTGTGGCACAGACATTTCGGACACCACCTCGGAGGAGCTCGCCGGCGAGACGGAACCCACGcggcgagagcgagagctgctGGGCGCCAGCGATTCGGAGCTGAGTCGCTGCTATGTGAGCGAGACGAGTTCGCTGACCGGCGGCCTCACCGCAGGCGGCTACGAGAATCCCACATTCGCTCACTTTGTGGCGAGTGCGAGCCGCGACGATCCCTACAACGGGGGCTCGGGCAGCGAGGGCCGCTCGCTGTATGCGCCCGCGTCCGTGTGCGTGTCCGCGGACAGCATCTCGCTGGCCGCCTCCGACAGCATTTGCCTGTCGGGCCAGCCGCGGCACGCCTACGTGGACACCTGCAGtgacagcggcagcgccgTCGTGGTGATCTACGACCATCAGATACCCAACACGCCGGACATTGAGTTTGTCAAGCAGAACTCGGAGATTGTGCTGCTGCGCACCAAGGACCCTCAGGTGCAgtcacagctgcagctgcacgagCTGCGggagttgcagcagttgcCCTCGAACCTCCTAGCCGGATCCCCGGACTCGCCGGACTCCTCGGGCAGTGGGAAGACGCCCGCGTCGGCAACAGCAACTGTGGCGCCCGCCAAGCAGCGACTCTCCTCGTTTCGCGCCtccagcgagcagcagctacagctgctCGGACGCGGCAGTCCACAAAGAGGTaaagcaaaacagcagcagtcgacccagcagcagcagcaacagcagcagcagcagccggcacaGGGTACAACAGTCAGTGATAGCGATAGCCAGGCAACAGTAGAGCCTCCTGTGATGCGGCGACAGCTGCCCCCAAAGCCCAACAGCCTCAGCCTGAGCCTTTTCAATGGTGCGGCTGCAGGTGCGGTTGGGGCTGCGGTTCAGCCTCCCAGTGTAGCCGACAAGCCATTGATACCCCGCAAGTCAGACTTTAAGGCTGATTTAGATGCCAAAATAcgcaagcagaagcagaagattCAACAGCAAttattgcagcagcagcagcagcaagagcaacagcagcagccgcaacaacaCTCACCACAGTCGCCCCCAAACCGAAACTGTAATGTCACTAATAGCCCAGCGGCTGGCATTGTTATTGCATCCGCATCAGAATACCAAAACCATAATCATAGTATGCCAAGCCAAAAGATGccgccaacagcagcaactccatCTGCATTAACATCATTGTCAGCTCGcggctcatcatcatcatcattattacCATCAACTGCATCTGCATCCACATCGATATCATCAAGTGCTCCTGCTACGCTCCTGCCCGTtacgccgccaccaccaccaccacccgccCATCCATATGTGTGCTCCCCAGCCAATACGAATTccattgccaatgccaatgccagtcTCAAGCCGTGCATTACGCCCCGGCCGGCCTCGCTGTCGGG aggaggaggaggtgcaggaggaggaggagcaggtggcAGCTCAACGCGCATCGCACGTCGTTCGTCCATCAATCAGGcaaagccaccgccgccagtgCGACGCAGCTCCTCGGTGACGCCCAGCccgaatgcagcagcagtgggg ACGTTCCGCACCTCATCACCAGccgcaggaggaggcggcggcggtggcggtggcatcTATGCCCAGCCCAAGCTGGTCAACAACATGTCCAGCTTTCGCACGAGCAGCCCCAGTCCcaacggacatggacatgggcatgCGCACCCACTGCCACCGACACAGCCCAAGGCGAATCCGAATCTAATTGCACAGCTCAATGCGAGAatcaacagcaagcagcagcagcaccagcaacaccagcaccagcagcagcaacatgtcAACGAGGGCATCTAtggcaatcagcagcagccaggaggaggCGAGTCCATCTACACGCGCAGCGGCCTGTCCATGtcccaacagcagccgcaacagcagcaaaactaTGACGGTAAATCagagcaccaacagcagcagcagcagcatagaaTTTACGCTAGTTACGGCACCTCATCGTCAAATCCATCAACAGCTGCCGCtttggccagcaacagcattcAGGCAGCATCCATTCTAACATCAGCCACCTCATTCAATGCATTGCCGCACTTTCCTCTGTCTTCATCCACATCATCGTTGCTCTCCAAAGTCAGTTCATTCTCAAAttccacagcagccgcagcagcggcatctgCCTCGGCAGCTGTGGCCTCACACTATCAGCCGCCACAAGCGCCGTTGGCAGCCGCAGCTAGCAGCAAAGATTTTGGCAACTATTCAAGTTCGTTTAATAaaaattcagcagcagctgccacaagcTCGAACATGCGAcaggcacaacagcaacagcagcagcagcagcagtaccaacagcagcagcagcaacattatACGTGTCCGCCTCCGCTGGAGGAtccaccaccgccgcccatTTACAGTGCCGGAGCATCGGCCACAATGCCCAAGAAGCTGGCACGCCCCCATGCGGCACAGAGTGCGGCAGCCGCACAGCTGAGCGCCTATGCGGCAGGctcggcaacggcaacgctGCCCAAGAAtatgatgcagcagcagcaacgtttgcagcagcagcagcagcagctacaacagcaacagcaatatcAACAGCCTCTAGGCATGGGCAATGGAAATGGTCATGCGAATCAGCGTCCGCAGTTGCCGCtaccccagcagcagaagctgcgagctgcacagcagcaacatttggtcgagcagcagcagcagcaacgacagccaCCCATACCGTCACGGCACTCGAGTGTGCAGCAAAAGATATTCGTGTCAACGAATCCATTCATACAAACGACAGCCGTCAAGTTTCATTCGCCCTCAGCATCGCCCACTTGCGGCTCGCCTGTAACTGGAGCTGGGTCGGGCTCTGGAGCCGCGGCTAGTATTTATGCCACAACGGCGCGTGGCAgtcatcaccagcagcagcagcagcaactgcagcagcagcagcagtaccagcagcaactgcaacagcaacaacattattatcgcgatgctgctgctggcaacagcaatggcGGCGCTGCATACTACAATCACAACaatgcccatggccatggccatgccaattcgaatgcccatgcccacgcccacgcccacgcccacatgTCCCATGCCCAGGCACATCATCCAA ACTATGCCACAAGCACAAATATCGAAAAGACTGGCAGCATACGGGCCAAGACCAAGGCCGAATTTCTCGAGAATCTCAATGCGAAATTGGCCAAGCAGGGCATGTCCGGCCGTGCATTTGCCGTGCGAAATCTCATCAATAGCAAAGCGCTG ATGTATCAGAATCCACAAAATCTATCGCGACCCAGTGCACAATATCGTAGACCACCCACCTATCCCAACAGCACCACAACCACTGGCACACCCACTGGCACCACTTGTGACGATCAGTGCTAA
- the LOC117891415 gene encoding AF4/FMR2 family member lilli isoform X13: MRPPIPEVPPKEIGTALTRVCLRHKAVETRLKTFTSAIMDCLVQPLQDKIEDWKRTVATIDKDHAKEYKRCRSELKKRSSDTLRLQKKARKGQTDGLQSLMDSHMQDVTLRRAELEEVEKRSLRAAMVEERLRYCSFVHMLQPVVHEECEVMSELGHLQEAMQSIALVTKEPSVLPQASEELIHDAKASINLYPESPGGGSGSQGGGCSNSLGSRKSSVCSISSMNSSGSSNSPGHHHYPRSLSQFVTPAIRLKPGESSDSGFCSSPALTTQASNATNQTANVSTWPPHSQDAVDTLPPTADRPHTISTAYEKGHQRPPLTVYTFQNPETIHESGSGSINNGSVASSNGQPASGQSTPATQKSPAASLSRPPLPVKPAHVRCSSLERPLSAQSNHRQGGGSGGGGGGVGLLQRQCPSPIPAHITKELSAAHHAQQQQQQQQQLQQQQSPPTYVNMSELANMAALKLTNHQQQQQQQQQQQKPAPLQQQSSIDSICSQHSNDSSGSHQLLQQQQQQQQTPLAAQHLASTRSHSISSTASSLHSHPSIDSTVACGSLVGQHTHSTSTNTNTTSPSSGCSTPQNHYSPLLTNSPTSTAAGTPSGSSISTGTGTGLGFVYQVSSPTPPTSEVQQVLKITEQQQQQAQQAAEDTDERSRASVLQKASMFEKQAAAVAAAAGSVSPPVPLTAAAPSTVVAPKRSEAEQQEMDKSFEDSIQALNNLIGELDSFQREIDEGKGKQNSSSSSNTNSNNNLTTTSSSSSSENNNMLPTCITSITSTSNIELCGISNQTNSSGCGTDISDTTSEELAGETEPTRRERELLGASDSELSRCYVSETSSLTGGLTAGGYENPTFAHFVASASRDDPYNGGSGSEGRSLYAPASVCVSADSISLAASDSICLSGQPRHAYVDTCSDSGSAVVVIYDHQIPNTPDIEFVKQNSEIVLLRTKDPQVQSQLQLHELRELQQLPSNLLAGSPDSPDSSGSGKTPASATATVAPAKQRLSSFRASSEQQLQLLGRGSPQRGKAKQQQSTQQQQQQQQQQPAQGTTVSDSDSQATVEPPVMRRQLPPKPNSLSLSLFNGAAAGAVGAAVQPPSVADKPLIPRKSDFKADLDAKIRKQKQKIQQQLLQQQQQQEQQQQPQQHSPQSPPNRNCNVTNSPAAGIVIASASEYQNHNHSMPSQKMPPTAATPSALTSLSARGSSSSSLLPSTASASTSISSSAPATLLPVTPPPPPPPAHPYVCSPANTNSIANANASLKPCITPRPASLSGGGGGAGGGGAGGSSTRIARRSSINQAKPPPPVRRSSSVTPSPNAAAVGHATQQQQQQHNPQLSCSSEHLPPPPAFMLESMSSCTPPAAASAMPNSALKVSETVRALAAMRHQPASPGTLRRIQQQQQQQQQQQHLQQQHLQQQHQPLLQSVHNSPMNEDLSYEAYYDSYMDLQAYAHALANGQQQQQMPARFNQQQQQQQQQQQQQYYYSQQQQHVPQKPPTPPVYHAPPAPAPAPAPAPAADATFRTSSPAAGGGGGGGGGIYAQPKLVNNMSSFRTSSPSPNGHGHGHAHPLPPTQPKANPNLIAQLNARINSKQQQHQQHQHQQQQHVNEGIYGNQQQPGGGESIYTRSGLSMSQQQPQQQQNYDAGSTHLSRVADGSNKTRSTLEA; encoded by the exons ATGCGGCCACCAATTCCAGAG GTGCCTCCAAAGGAAATTGGCACCGCCCTGACGCGCGTTTGTCTGCGCCACAAGGCGGTGGAGACGCGCCTGAAGACCTTCACCAGCGCCATTATGGATTGTCTGGTGCAGCCGCTGCAGGATAAGATCGAGGACTGGAAGCGCACCGTGGCCACCATCGACAAGGATCATGCCAAAGAGTATAAGCGCTGCCGCAGCGAGCTGAAGAAGCGCTCCAGCGACACGCTGCGGCTGCAGAAGAAGGCGCGCAAGGGTCAAACCGATGGCCTGCAGTCGCTGATGGACTCCCACATGCAGGACGTAACGCTGCGCCGcgccgagctggaggaggtCGAGAAGCGTTCACTGCGCGCGGCCATGGTGGAGGAGCGACTGCGTTACTGCAGCTTTGTGCACATGCTGCAGCCGGTGGTGCACGAGGAGTGCGAAGTGATGTCCGAGTTGGGGCATTTGCAG GAGGCCATGCAGTCCATTGCTTTGGTCACCAAGGAGCCGAGTGTGCTGCCGCAAGCCTCCGAGGAGCTCATACACGATGCCAAGGCCAGCATTAATCTGTACCCAGAGTCCCCCGGCGGTGGTTCCGGCTCACAGGGCGGCGGCTGCTCCAACTCCTTGGGCTCCAGAAAGAGCTCCGTGTGCTCCATTAGCAGCATGAATAGCAGCGGCTCCAGCAACTCGCCGGGACATCATCACTATCCACGCTCCCTGTCGCAG TTTGTAACGCCCGCAATACGCTTGAAACCTGGTGAATCCAGTGATAGTGGCTTTTGCTCATCGCCAGCTCTAACAACACAg GCCTCCAATGCAACGAATCAAACGGCAAATGTCTCCACTTGGCCGCCACATTCCCAGGACGCGGTGGACACACTGCCACCCACGGCCGATCGACCGCACACCATTTCCACGGCCTACGAGAAGGGTCATCAGCGTCCACCGTTGACAGTCTACACGTTCCAGAACCCAGAGACCATACACGAgtccggcagcggcagcatcaacAATGGCTCGGTGGCCTCATCCAATGGACAGCCAGCATCGGGCCAGAGCACGCCGGCCACACAGAAGTCACCAGCGGCCTCGTTGAGTCGTCCGCCATTGCCAGTT AAGCCGGCACATGTG CGCTGCTCATCGCTGGAGCGTCCGTTGTCCGCGCAGAGCAATCATCGCCagggcggtggcagcggcggcggcggcggtggcgttgGACTGCTGCAGCGTCAGTGCCCCTCACCGATACCAGCTCATATCACGAAAG AGCTGTCCGCAGCACATcatgcacagcagcaacagcagcagcagcagcagctccaacagcagcagagtccGCCCACCTACGTTAACATGTCCGAACTGGCCAACATGGCGGCCTTGAAGCTCACtaaccaccagcaacagcagcagcagcagcagcagcaacagaagccagcgccactgcagcagcagagttcCATTGATTCGATCTGCTCGCAGCATTCCAACGACTCCTCGGGCTCACatcagctgctccagcagcagcagcagcaacagcaaacgcCTCTTGCTGCCCAGCACCTTGCCAGCACACGCTCCCATTCCATATCCTCGACGGCATCGTCGCTGCACTCGCATCCATCGATCGATTCGACGGTCGCTTGCGGCTCCCTTGTGGGCCAGCATACacacagcaccagcaccaataCGAACACCACCTCGCCGTCCAGTGGCTGCTCCACGCCACAGAACCATTACTCGCCACTGTTAACCAACTCACCCACATCCACTGCCGCAGGTAcgcccagcggcagcagcattagcaccggcaccggcaccggtcTGGGCTTTGTCTATCAAGTCAGCTCACCCACGCCGCCAACCAGCGAGGTGCAGCAGGTGCTGAAGAtcactgagcagcagcagcagcaggcacagcaggCGGCCGAGGACACAGACGAGCGTTCGCGTGCCTCTGTGCTGCAAAAGGCTTCCATGTTCGAGAAGCAAGCGGCAGCTGTGGCCGCAGCAGCGGGCAGTGTGTCGCCACCAGTGCCGCTTACGGCTGCAGCCCCATCGACAGTTGTGGCACCCAAACGATCCGAGGCCGAGCAACAGGAAATGG ACAAATCTTTCGAAGACTCAATCCAagcattaaataatttaattggcGAACTAGACTCGTTCCAACGTGAGATCGATGAGGGCAAGGGcaagcagaacagcagcagcagcagcaacaccaacagcaacaacaacctgACAACAacgagtagcagcagcagcagcgagaacaACAACATGCTGCCCACGTGCATCACCAGCATCACGAGCACCTCCAACATCGAGCTGTGCGGCATCAGCAATCAGACAAACTCCAGCGGCTGTGGCACAGACATTTCGGACACCACCTCGGAGGAGCTCGCCGGCGAGACGGAACCCACGcggcgagagcgagagctgctGGGCGCCAGCGATTCGGAGCTGAGTCGCTGCTATGTGAGCGAGACGAGTTCGCTGACCGGCGGCCTCACCGCAGGCGGCTACGAGAATCCCACATTCGCTCACTTTGTGGCGAGTGCGAGCCGCGACGATCCCTACAACGGGGGCTCGGGCAGCGAGGGCCGCTCGCTGTATGCGCCCGCGTCCGTGTGCGTGTCCGCGGACAGCATCTCGCTGGCCGCCTCCGACAGCATTTGCCTGTCGGGCCAGCCGCGGCACGCCTACGTGGACACCTGCAGtgacagcggcagcgccgTCGTGGTGATCTACGACCATCAGATACCCAACACGCCGGACATTGAGTTTGTCAAGCAGAACTCGGAGATTGTGCTGCTGCGCACCAAGGACCCTCAGGTGCAgtcacagctgcagctgcacgagCTGCGggagttgcagcagttgcCCTCGAACCTCCTAGCCGGATCCCCGGACTCGCCGGACTCCTCGGGCAGTGGGAAGACGCCCGCGTCGGCAACAGCAACTGTGGCGCCCGCCAAGCAGCGACTCTCCTCGTTTCGCGCCtccagcgagcagcagctacagctgctCGGACGCGGCAGTCCACAAAGAGGTaaagcaaaacagcagcagtcgacccagcagcagcagcaacagcagcagcagcagccggcacaGGGTACAACAGTCAGTGATAGCGATAGCCAGGCAACAGTAGAGCCTCCTGTGATGCGGCGACAGCTGCCCCCAAAGCCCAACAGCCTCAGCCTGAGCCTTTTCAATGGTGCGGCTGCAGGTGCGGTTGGGGCTGCGGTTCAGCCTCCCAGTGTAGCCGACAAGCCATTGATACCCCGCAAGTCAGACTTTAAGGCTGATTTAGATGCCAAAATAcgcaagcagaagcagaagattCAACAGCAAttattgcagcagcagcagcagcaagagcaacagcagcagccgcaacaacaCTCACCACAGTCGCCCCCAAACCGAAACTGTAATGTCACTAATAGCCCAGCGGCTGGCATTGTTATTGCATCCGCATCAGAATACCAAAACCATAATCATAGTATGCCAAGCCAAAAGATGccgccaacagcagcaactccatCTGCATTAACATCATTGTCAGCTCGcggctcatcatcatcatcattattacCATCAACTGCATCTGCATCCACATCGATATCATCAAGTGCTCCTGCTACGCTCCTGCCCGTtacgccgccaccaccaccaccacccgccCATCCATATGTGTGCTCCCCAGCCAATACGAATTccattgccaatgccaatgccagtcTCAAGCCGTGCATTACGCCCCGGCCGGCCTCGCTGTCGGG aggaggaggaggtgcaggaggaggaggagcaggtggcAGCTCAACGCGCATCGCACGTCGTTCGTCCATCAATCAGGcaaagccaccgccgccagtgCGACGCAGCTCCTCGGTGACGCCCAGCccgaatgcagcagcagtgggg cacgcgacgcaacagcagcagcagcagcataaccCACAGCTAAGCTGCTCCAGCGAGCATCTACCACCGCCGCCCGCCTTTATGCTGGAGTCCATGTCCAGCTGCACACCACCAGCCGCGGCCTCGGCCATGCCCAACTCCGCGCTGAAGGTGTCCGAGACGGTGCGCGCTCTGGCAGCCATGCGGCATCAGCCAGCGTCGCCGGGCACGCTGCGCAggatacagcagcagcagcagcaacagcaacagcagcaacatttgcaacagcaacatttgcagcagcaacatcaacccCTACTGCAG TCCGTGCACAACTCACCCATGAATGAAGACCTAAGCTATGAGGCCTACTATGACTCGTATATGGATCTGCAGGCGTATGCTCATGCCTTGGCcaatggccaacagcagcagcaaatgccaGCACGCTttaatcaacagcagcagcagcagcagcagcagcagcagcagcaatattactactcacagcagcagcaacatgtgcCACAGAAGCCACCAACGCCGCCTGTGTACCATGCAccaccagcgccagcgccagcgccagcaccagcaccagcagcggatGCC ACGTTCCGCACCTCATCACCAGccgcaggaggaggcggcggcggtggcggtggcatcTATGCCCAGCCCAAGCTGGTCAACAACATGTCCAGCTTTCGCACGAGCAGCCCCAGTCCcaacggacatggacatgggcatgCGCACCCACTGCCACCGACACAGCCCAAGGCGAATCCGAATCTAATTGCACAGCTCAATGCGAGAatcaacagcaagcagcagcagcaccagcaacaccagcaccagcagcagcaacatgtcAACGAGGGCATCTAtggcaatcagcagcagccaggaggaggCGAGTCCATCTACACGCGCAGCGGCCTGTCCATGtcccaacagcagccgcaacagcagcaaaactaTGACG CCGGATCCACGCATTTGTCACGAGTCGCTGATGGATCAAATAAAACGCGGAGCACCCTTGAAGCGTAA